The following proteins come from a genomic window of Cryptomeria japonica unplaced genomic scaffold, Sugi_1.0 HiC_scaffold_1917, whole genome shotgun sequence:
- the LOC131042984 gene encoding uncharacterized protein LOC131042984, whose amino-acid sequence MALFFFYRKTAADVDNRISNTAIHNFSSRRLSYEERKLLGLGIKFIPRPPPMSPSLIAEEFRAFARLFRLRAFFGPDSDAPAPASPFTRASFPPKFKKRNPFWNPPDRCYPLEDILQQGEAILQKQLASVSFSARPMLPSRLLKSLKTLKRDKSIIIKPADKNLGLVILDSSWYRSEGLRQLSDSLVYERVDSVPWHIIWKRLSVIIKDFKFLLDPVSAFLTKFPPPSARPCAFYLLPKIHKPVLVGRPICSYSGYILEPASQLLHHLLFPILLEQKSHLSDSRTLLRDLGSLHLPTSCILFTFDVESLYPSIPTPAGLAALEEMVSDYFRENSFDSRLVDLIVRLATLVLTFHYLDFDGITYKQVRGTAMGSNFAVVYACLFLCHLENRLFASFDCSELLFFKRYIDDAVGVWTGSEETLSLFFQHYQMFYPEIKITTCVSSSSVNILDITFFKGERFSASGILDTCCFQKPLNAYQYIPFGSWHPQHQKKSFIISELRRYLLRESSPSGFIQLKKMFYLRLRARGYPKNFLLQCFNKVSRTDKSVLLNKLQLQPFKRRGAPLILKLDYCSATKALNLGATLNPTLHRLCQEVPELQHISPPRVCWRNPRKLGSFLLRSRFLSRG is encoded by the coding sequence ATGGCTTTATTTTTCTTCTACAGAAAGACTGCTGCGGATGTGGACAACCGTATCTCGAATACTGCCATCCACAACTTCTCTTCTCGGCGCCTCTCTTACGAAGAACGAAAGCTACTGGGTCTCGGCATCAAGTTCATTCCAAGGCCTCCACCTATGTCTCCTTCTCTTATTGCTGAAGAATTCAGAGCTTTTGCCCGTTTGTTTCGTCTTCGCGCCTTTTTTGGTCCGGACTCAGATGCTCCTGCTCCTGCTTCTCCTTTCACCAGAGCCTCGTTCCCACCAAAGTTCAAAAAGCGCAACCCCTTCTGGAATCCACCTGATCGGTGCTATCCTCTGGAAGATATTTTGCAACAAGGCGAAGCAATCCTGCAAAAACAATTGGCTTCCGTTTCTTTCTCTGCTCGGCCCATGTTGCCTTCCAGACTGCTCAAGAGTCTAAAAACTCTGAAACGGGATAAGTCGATTATCATCAAACCCGCTGATAAGAATCTCGGACTTGTCATCCTGGATTCTTCTTGGTACCGCTCAGAAGGCCTTAGACAACTTTCTGATTCTCTGGTCTATGAGCGTGTTGACTCTGTTCCTTGGCATATTATCTGGAAACGGCTCTCTGTAATCATTAAGGACTTCAAGTTCCTTCTTGATCCTGTATCTGCCTTTCTCACTAAATTTCCACCTCCCTCTGCGCGGCCCTGTGCTTTCTATCTTCTCCCGAAGATACACAAACCCGTCTTGGTTGGTCGGCCCATCTGCAGTTACTCAGGTTATATCTTAGAGCCTGCTTCTCAGCTTTTACACCATCTTTTGTTTCCCATCCTGCTTGAACAGAAGTCCCACCTTTCTGACTCTCGTACTCTCTTGCGAGATCTCGGTTCTCTCCATCTCCCTACAAGCTGTATCCTTTTCACCTTTGATGTGGAATCTCTGTACCCCAGCATCCCTACTCCTGCGGGTCTTGCAGCTCTGGAAGAGATGGTTTCAGATTACTTCAGAGAGAATTCTTTTGACTCTCGGCTTGTTGATCTGATTGTCAGATTGGCTACTTTGGTGCTCACTTTTCACTACTTGGATTTTGATGGCATTACTTACAAGCAAGTCAGAGGAACTGCTATGGGAAGCAACTTCGCAGTTGTCTATGCCTGCCTCTTCCTCTGCCATCTAGAAAACCGTCTGTTTGCCAGTTTTGATTGTTCTGAGCTCCTGTTTTTCAAGCGGTATATTGATGATGCAGTTGGTGTCTGGACTGGTTCTGAAGAGACTCTATCTCTCTTTTTTCAGCACTACCAGATGTTCTATCCCGAAATTAAGATCACAACTTGTGTTTCTTCTTCTTCGGTGAACATCCTGGATATTACTTTTTTCAAGGGAGAACGCTTCTCTGCTTCTGGTATTCTTGACACTTGTTGTTTCCAGAAGCCTCTGAACGCCTACCAGTACATCCCTTTTGGATCCTGGCACCCTCAGCACCAAAAGAAGTCTTTTATTATCAGTGAACTGCGTAGATATCTTCTTCGGGAATCCAGTCCCTCTGGTTTTATTCAGCTGAAGAAAATGTTCTATCTCAGGCTTCGAGCTCGCGGCTACCCTAAGAATTTCCTGCTCCAATGCTTCAACAAGGTCTCTCGGACAGACAAGTCAGTGCTCCTCAACAAGCTTCAGCTTCAGCCCTTCAAGAGGAGAGGGGCCCCCCTGATTCTTAAGCTGGATTATTGCTCAGCCACTAAAGCTTTAAATCTCGGGGCCACCCTAAACCCTACACTTCATCGGCTCTGCCAAGAAGTCCCTGAACTGCAACACATTTCCCCTCCGAGAGTCTGTTGGCGCAATCCTAGGAAACTAGGATCTTTTTTGCTCAGGAGCAGATTCCTTTCCAGAGGATAA